AGAAGAATATTTACTTAAAAGTGCTAATTGTTCAGTAATAATCAATGATGCAGTCAAAAGTGTGCAAGACTTCAGTGGATTATTTCCAGATGCACGTCcttcaacaacagaaaaatacatatttgttCATAAAACTGATGAAGACGGAGAAAACAGGCATACATTTTgctacaacatcaaaacagacaAATGGAGAGAACTACCACATACACACATGATTGATCTTCCAGGGTCAAGCTTATCTAGCTACggagagaaaatatttataactGGAGGATGCAAAGGGAATTGTTACAGGACGGTCAGGCTTCATATTGCTGAACCGTTTCATGATGCCACTGACCAAACCTGGTGCTACTGTCCAGTCCGCAATGAATTCTCCATAGTGTCAGCTATGAGAAAACCAAGGACAATGCACACATCTGTTGTCACCTTAAACCAGTTGTTTGTAATAGGTGGAAAGACCAGAGGAGCTCAAGAAACCCGAAGTCTTTTGGATGTAGAATCATATAATCCTCTCTCCAAAGACTGGAAGTCTGTAAGCCAATTACCAAGAGGTATCTACTATCCAGAAGCAAGTGCATGTCAGAATATAATTTATGTCCTTGGCTCAGAAGTTGAGATTACTGATGCCTTTAATCCATCTCTTGACTGTTTCTTTAAGTACAATGCTATGACTGATCAGTGGTCTGAGCTTGTAGCAGAATTTGGGCAGTTTTTCCATGCAACTCTAATCAAAGCTGTTCCAGTGAACTGCACATTGTACATATGCGATCTGTCCACCTACAAAGTCTACAGCTTCTGCCCAGAAACCTGTGTTTGGAAAGGGGAAGGATCTTTTGAATGTGCTGGCTTTAATGCAGGGGCAGTTGGGACTGAAGACAAAATTTACATATTAGGTGGTGATTATGCTCCAGAAGAAATCACGGATGAAGTTCAGGTCTACCACAGTAACAGGTCTGAGTGGGAAGAAGTTTCCCCAATGCCAAGAGCCTTAACTGAATTTTACTGTCAGGTCATTCAGTTTAATAAATATAGGGACCCCTGGTCATCTGTAATGACAATTTGCTCTGGAGAATTTTGAAATTCCTGAGTCAAAATAATCTGTTTAAATGCACA
The sequence above is a segment of the Excalfactoria chinensis isolate bCotChi1 chromosome 1, bCotChi1.hap2, whole genome shotgun sequence genome. Coding sequences within it:
- the KBTBD3 gene encoding kelch repeat and BTB domain-containing protein 3; this translates as MANQRDYISRPICNGISVPENKINSLVAEGHGQQILKVLQKFREQNIFFDFKIIVKDEVIPCHRCVLAACSDFFRAMFEVNMKERDDGNVTISNLSPKAVKAFLDYAYTGKTEITNDNVEMLFQLSSFLQVSLLSKACSDFLIKSIDLVNCLQLLSLSESYGSVRLFDHALDFVQHHFSLLLRSSDFLEMNFEILQKCLEADELNVPEEESVLNAVLQWTKHNIETRQKYLPNLIQKVRLHQLPEKTLQDFLHSEEYLLKSANCSVIINDAVKSVQDFSGLFPDARPSTTEKYIFVHKTDEDGENRHTFCYNIKTDKWRELPHTHMIDLPGSSLSSYGEKIFITGGCKGNCYRTVRLHIAEPFHDATDQTWCYCPVRNEFSIVSAMRKPRTMHTSVVTLNQLFVIGGKTRGAQETRSLLDVESYNPLSKDWKSVSQLPRGIYYPEASACQNIIYVLGSEVEITDAFNPSLDCFFKYNAMTDQWSELVAEFGQFFHATLIKAVPVNCTLYICDLSTYKVYSFCPETCVWKGEGSFECAGFNAGAVGTEDKIYILGGDYAPEEITDEVQVYHSNRSEWEEVSPMPRALTEFYCQVIQFNKYRDPWSSVMTICSGEF